The following coding sequences are from one Eleginops maclovinus isolate JMC-PN-2008 ecotype Puerto Natales chromosome 11, JC_Emac_rtc_rv5, whole genome shotgun sequence window:
- the or6at1 gene encoding olfactory receptor 10J4 yields the protein MELLLFDISPESPRESYLPTNHRSGSVNVTWEPDGVSFVIQGLTSLGERKLILFVVLLLGYIIILGGNSMIIFVASTDSKISSPMYFFLSNLSFVDIMYTTTTIPNMLSGLLTDLKTISVPGCFLQMYFFIQLAVTGRAILTVMAYDRYLAICDPLRYTAVMTRPVRLILIAGAWSFGAFCTLPPATMAWLRSYCGPYVVRHSWCDPSSVRRLVCGDSAVDNIVSLSFAMVALLSTGVLIFTSYVLIGLSMSRMGVAQRLKAVGTCAAHLIVVSISYGAASFVYISYRVGNFSPEVRIVVSVLYSALTPFLNPMIYSLRNKELRESIWRTMIRFRPASVSPRKDVTTVS from the exons ATGGAGCTTCTCCTCTTTGATATTTCTCCTGAAAGCCCCAGAG AGTCTTACCTGCCGACCAATCACAGGTCTGGCTCTGTTAACGTCACCTGGGAGCCCGATGGCGTCTCTTTCGTCATCCAGGGCCTCACCAGCCTCGGAGAGAGGAAGCTGATCCTGTTTGTGGTCCTGCTTCTGGGTTACATCATCATCCTGGGAGGAAACAGCATGATCATCTTTGTG GCGTCGACAGATTCGAAGATCAGCTCGCCCATGTACTTCTTCCTCTCCAACCTCTCCTTCGTGGACATCATGTACACAACCACCACCATCCCCAACATGCTGTCCGGCCTCCTGACAGACCTTAAAACCATCTCCGTCCCCGGCTGCTTCCTGCAGATGTACTTCTTCATCCAGTTAGCCGTCACCGGCCGCGCCATCCTGACCGTCATGGCGTACGACCGATACTTGGCCATCTGCGACCCTCTGCGCTACACGGCCGTCATGACGCGCCCCGTGAGGCTCATCCTCATCGCCGGAGCCTGGAGCTTCGGCGCCTTCTGCACGCTGCCACCGGCCACCATGGCGTGGCTGCGGTCGTACTGCGGCCCGTACGTGGTGAGACACAGCTGGTGCGACCCGTCATCCGTGCGGAGGCTCGTGTGCGGCGACTCGGCTGTGGATAACATCGTGTCGCTGTCCTTTGCCATGGTGGCGCTCCTGTCCACCGGAGTCCTCATCTTCACCTCCTACGTCCTGATCGGGCTGTCCATGTCGAGGATGGGCGTCGCTCAGCGGCTGAAGGCTGTCGGGACGTGTGCCGCCCATCTGATCGTGGTGTCCATCTCTTACGGGGCGGCCTCGTTTGTTTACATCTCCTACCGGGTGGGGAACTTCTCCCCAGAG GTCCGGATCGTTGTGTCCGTGCTGTACTCCGCCCTGACGCCGTTCCTGAACCCGATGATCTACAGTCTGAGGAACAAGGAGCTGCGGGAGTCCATCTGGAGGACCATGATCCGCTTCAGACCGGCTTCCGTGTCCCCCAGGAAGGACGTCACCACGGTGTCCTGA
- the LOC134872327 gene encoding putative gustatory receptor clone PTE03, whose amino-acid sequence MENSTVGRDILMLEGLNVTSLSFIPSFILLLIVYIFIMVSNLGLVVLTFRSSGLHQPMYLLLCNMSINDVFGASIIIPQVLRDLLTSDSERLIQYVDCAVQAFCVHLHASASHTVLMIMAFDRYVAICNPLRYATIMTHRMVLGLSMWAWAVSFLMVGFLVGLSVRLSRCRWIILHLFCDNASLFSLSCESVLINNIYGLGYTVVLLGSSIGSITLTYLRIAMVCLRSKNKALNSKALQTCATHLAVYAILLVSGFIIVILARFPRLAVHRKVASVMGHVVLPALNALIYGLQIKEVRQRVLALFHKNKVASMDGN is encoded by the coding sequence ATGGAAAACAGCACTGTTGGTAGAGATATCCTGATGCTGGAGGGGTTAAATGTCACCTCCCTGTCCTTCATTCcttccttcatcctcctcctaATCGTCTACATCTTCATCATGGTGTCCAACCTCGGCCTGGTGGTGCTGACCTTCAGGAGCAGCGGCCTCCACCAGCCCATGTACCTGCTGCTGTGCAACATGAGCATTAACGATGTGTTCGGGGCTTCCATCATCATCCCTCAGGTTCTCCGGGACCTCCTGACGTCGGACTCGGAGCGGCTCATCCAGTACGTGGACTGCGCCGTCCAGGCCTTCTGCGTTCACCTCCACGCCAGCGCCTCCCACACCGTGCTCATGATCATGGCGTTCGACCGCTACGTGGCCATCTGCAACCCGCTGCGCTACGCCACCATCATGACCCACAGGATGGTGCTGGGTCTGTCGATGTGGGCGTGGGCGGTGTCCTTCCTCATGGTGGGGTTCCTGGTCGGCCTCAGCGTGCGGCTGTCTCGCTGCAGGTGGATTATCCTCCACTTATTCTGCGATAACGCCTCCCTGTTTAGTCTGTCCTGCGAGAGCGTGCTCATCAACAACATCTACGGCCTCGGCTACACCGTGGTGCTGCTGGGCTCCTCCATCGGCAGCATCACGCTCACCTACCTGAGGATCGCCATGGTGTGTCTGCGCAGTAAGAACAAGGCCCTGAACAGCAAGGCGCTGCAGACCTGCGCCACGCACCTGGCCGTGTACGCCATCCTGCTGGTGTCCGGCTTCATCATCGTGATCCTGGCGCGCTTTCCTCGGCTGGCGGTGCACAGGAAGGTGGCGTCGGTCATGGGACACGTGGTGCTGCCGGCCCTCAACGCTCTGATCTACGGCCTGCAGATCAAAGAGGTCCGGCAGAGGGTCTTGGCTCTGTTTCATAAGAACAAAGTCGCTTCAATGGATGGTAATTGA
- the LOC134872129 gene encoding olfactory receptor 8I2-like: protein MENQTLDLSVLLVEGLKVSPQSSVPAFILLLLIYIFIMVSNIGLVVLICMERSLHQPMYLLFCNMSINDVFGATTIIPRILSDVFLPMSRHLMSYNECVVQAFCTHYHACIAHTVLMVMAFDRYVAICNPLRYATIMTPRMVLGLSVWVWAVSFLLVGILIILSARLSRCRRVIFNPFCDNASLYKLSCENVLVIHVYGLGMAMLIMACSLGSVMLTYLRIAMVCLRSKNQALNSKALQTCATHLAVYAILLFSGCIIITLHRFPSLSDHGKLASIMLHVIPPAMNAIIYGLQIKAIREKVIAIFRMKTPGKQKVKNWDGEK, encoded by the coding sequence ATGGAGAACCAAACGTTAGATCTGAGTGTTCTTCTGGTGGAGGGGCTAAAGGTCAGCCCTCAGTCGTCCGTCCCggccttcatcctcctcctcctcatctacATCTTCATCATGGTGTCCAACATCGGGCTGGTGGTTCTGATCTGCATGGAGCGCAGCCTGCACCAGCCCATGTACCTGCTGTTCTGCAACATGAGCATCAACGATGTGTTTGGGGCCACCACCATCATCCCGCGCATCCTGAGTGACGTCTTCCTCCCCATGTCCCGGCACCTCATGTCCTATAACGAGTGCGTGGTGCAGGCCTTCTGCACTCACTACCACGCCTGCATCGCCCACACCGTGCTCATGGTCATGGCGTTCGATCGCTACGTGGCCATCTGCAACCCGCTGCGCTACGCCACCATCATGACCCCCAGGATGGTGCTGggtctgtctgtgtgggtgtgggcGGTGTCCTTCCTGCTGGTGGGGATCCTCATCATCCTGAGCGCGCGGCTGTCTCGCTGCAGGAGGGTTATCTTCAACCCGTTCTGCGACAATGCCTCCCTGTACAAGCTGTCCTGCGAGAACGTGCTCGTCATCCACGTCTACGGCCTCGGCATGGCCATGCTCATAATGGCCTGCTCGCTGGGCAGCGTCATGCTCACCTACCTGAGGATCGCCATGGTGTGTCTGCGCAGTAAGAACCAGGCTCTGAACAGCAAGGCGCTGCAGACCTGCGCCACGCACCTGGCCGTGTACGCCATCCTGCTGTTCTCAGGCTGCATCATCATCACCCTGCACCGCTTCCCCAGCCTCTCGGATCACGGGAAGCTGGCGTCCATCATGCTCCACGTGATCCCGCCGGCTATGAACGCCATTATCTACGGACTGCAGATCAAAGCAATTAGAGAAAAAGTTATCGCCATATTCAGGATGAAAACCCCCGGGAAACAGAAAGTCAAGAACTGGGATGGTGAGAAATGA
- the LOC134872130 gene encoding olfactory receptor 2F1-like — MENQTVDPDIITIEGLKVTPESSVPAFTLLLLIYIFIMVSNISLVLLICTERSLHQPMYLLFCNMSINDVFGATIIIPPLLSDVFTPITERSINYIDCVVQAFASHFHAGVSHTVLMIMAFDRYVAICNPLRYAAIMSLSTVVKLSVWAWLAAFASVAILMGLTIRLSRCRRVIINPFCDNASLLKLSCESLLFNHIYGLGSAVVILGSSLCSVTLTYLRIAVVCLTGNNQTLNSKALQTCVTHLAVYVIMLTMSFTPMITHRRPEWADSGKVASLLFFVISPVMNPVIYGLQCKELRLRIFGVFHRNRVKDVKSFH, encoded by the coding sequence ATGGAGAACCAAACTGTGGACCCTGACATCATAACGATTGAGGGGTTAAAGGTCACCCCTGAGTCCTCCGTCCCGGCcttcaccctcctcctcctcatctacATCTTCATCATGGTGTCCAACATCTCTTTGGTGCTTCTGATCTGCACGGAGCGCAGCCTGCACCAGCCCATGTACCTGCTGTTCTGCAACATGAGCATCAACGATGTGTTCGGGGCCACCATCATCATCCCGCCGCTGCTGAGCGATGTCTTCACTCCGATCACGGAGCGCTCCATCAACTACATCGACTGCGTCGTCCAAGCCTTCGCCTCCCACTTCCACGCGGGCGTCTCCCACACCGTGCTCATGATCATGGCGTTCGATCGCTACGTGGCCATCTGCAACCCGCTGCGCTACGCCGCCATCATGAGCCTCAGCACGGTGGTGAAGCTGTCGGTGTGGGCGTGGCTGGCGGCCTTCGCCTCCGTCGCTATCCTGATGGGGCTGACCATCCGCCTGTCTCGCTGCCGGCGGGTGATCATCAACCCGTTCTGTGACAACGCCTCCCTGTTGAAGCTGTCCTGCGAGAGCCTGCTCTTCAACCACATATACGGACTGGGCAGCGCCGTGGTCATCCTGGGCTCGTCGCTGTGCAGCGTCACGCTCACCTACCTGAGGATCGCCGTGGTGTGCCTGACGGGGAATAACCAGACGCTGAACAGCAAGGCGCTGCAGACCTGCGTCACGCACCTGGCCGTGTACGTCATCATGCTGACCATGTCCTTCACGCCCATGATCACCCACCGGCGGCCGGAGTGGGCGGACAGCGGGAAGGTGGCGTCCCTCCTGTTCTTCGTCATCTCCCCCGTTATGAACCCGGTCATCTACGGGCTGCAGTGCAAAGAGCTCCGGCTGAGGATCTTCGGCGTGTTCCACAGGAACAGAGTGAAGGATGTGAAGAGCTTTCATTAA
- the LOC134872128 gene encoding olfactory receptor 52P1-like, whose protein sequence is MENQTLEADTLVLEGLKVTPQSSIPAFTLLLLIYIFIMVSNICLMLLICTERSLHQPMYLLFCNMSINDVFGATTIIPPLLSDVFTPITERYVGYIICVFQAFGAHFYGSAAHTVLMVMAFDRYVAICNPLRYATIMTPRMVLGLSVWAWAVPFIMVGILVGLSVRLSRCRRVIFNPFCDNASLFKLSCESVLINNIYGLGYTVVLLGSSLGSVTLTYLRIAMVCLRSKNQALNSKALQTCATHLAVYVIMFMSGSIIIVLHRFPHLSDHRKLASILFHVVPPAMNTVIYGLQIKEVRQKIFIMFTRSQRMEGK, encoded by the coding sequence ATGGAGAACCAGACTCTAGAGGCAGATACTTTGGTCCTGGAGGGGTTAAAGGTCACCCCTCAGTCCTCCATCCCGGCcttcaccctcctcctcctcatctacATCTTCATCATGGTCTCCAACATCTGTCTGATGCTTCTGATCTGCACGGAGCGCAGCCTGCACCAGCCCATGTACCTGCTGTTCTGCAACATGAGCATCAACGATGTGTTCGGGGCCACCACCATCATCCCGCCGCTGCTGAGCGATGTCTTCACTCCGATCACGGAGCGCTACGTGGGTTACATCATCTGCGTCTTCCAGGCCTTCGGTGCACACTTCTACGGGAGCGCGGCCCACACCGTGCTCATGGTCATGGCGTTCGATCGCTACGTGGCCATCTGCAACCCGCTGCGCTACGCCACCATCATGACCCCCAGGATGGTGCTGGGTCTGTCTGTGTGGGCGTGGGCGGTGCCCTTCATCATGGTGGGGATCCTGGTCGGCCTCAGCGTGCGGCTGTCTCGCTGCAGGAGGGTTATCTTCAACCCGTTCTGCGACAACGCCTCCCTGTTCAAGCTGTCCTGCGAGAGCGTGCTCATCAACAACATCTACGGCCTCGGCTACACCGTGGTGCTGCTGGGCTCGTCGCTGGGCAGCGTCACGCTCACCTACCTGAGGATCGCCATGGTGTGTCTGCGCAGTAAGAACCAGGCCCTGAACAGCAAGGCGCTGCAGACCTGTGCCACGCACCTGGCCGTGTACGTCATCATGTTCATGTCCGGCTCCATCATCATCGTCCTCCACCGCTTCCCGCACCTCTCGGATCACAGGAAGCTGGCGTCTATCCTGTTCCACGTGGTTCCGCCTGCTATGAACACGGTTATCTATGGACTGCAGATCAAAGAGGTCCGGCAGAAAATCTTCATCATGTTCACCAGGAGTCAGAGGATGGAGGGTAAATGA